The following proteins come from a genomic window of Gemmatimonas sp.:
- a CDS encoding alpha/beta fold hydrolase has protein sequence MNALFFGSSDAPLYGVYHPPKARSGRRTGVVLCAPFGQEYMRSHRAFRQLALMLAKAGYHVFRFDYRGTGDSWGEGDAFTLRGAVDDTLLAMEELRDTADVSEIALVGLRLGATVAALAAQEAEDLSHLILWDPIVDGPSYADALAGSVHDGTAGGAAQTLTRSTPAGIVHAMGFPVGAALRDELQSLRTPGPLRHGGQTLVVLPDEGDTAADALGLESGNGTASTERAVVPVSGRWDEVDNWGSAMIPQNAIRFLVDWIQNRAR, from the coding sequence ATGAACGCGCTCTTCTTCGGTTCCTCCGATGCCCCGTTGTACGGCGTGTACCATCCCCCCAAGGCGCGCTCCGGCCGCCGCACGGGCGTTGTGTTGTGCGCGCCGTTCGGGCAGGAGTACATGCGGTCGCACCGCGCGTTCCGTCAGCTGGCGCTGATGCTGGCCAAGGCCGGGTATCACGTCTTCCGCTTCGACTACCGGGGCACGGGGGATTCGTGGGGCGAGGGCGATGCCTTCACGCTGCGCGGAGCGGTTGACGATACCCTGCTGGCCATGGAAGAATTGCGGGACACCGCGGATGTCTCGGAGATCGCGCTCGTGGGGCTTCGACTGGGGGCCACGGTGGCCGCGCTCGCGGCGCAGGAGGCCGAAGACCTGTCGCACCTCATTCTGTGGGATCCCATCGTCGACGGGCCATCGTACGCCGATGCCTTGGCGGGATCGGTGCACGATGGCACCGCCGGTGGCGCAGCGCAGACGCTGACTCGCAGCACCCCGGCGGGTATCGTGCATGCCATGGGATTTCCTGTGGGGGCGGCCCTCCGTGACGAGTTGCAGTCCCTGCGGACACCGGGGCCGCTTCGCCATGGCGGGCAGACGCTGGTGGTCCTTCCCGACGAGGGCGACACGGCCGCTGACGCCCTGGGACTGGAGTCTGGCAACGGCACGGCGTCGACCGAACGCGCTGTGGTGCCCGTTTCCGGGCGGTGGGACGAAGTGGATAATTGGGGGTCGGCGATGATTCCCCAGAACGCGATCCGGTTCCTTGTGGACTGGATCCAGAACCGGGCACGATGA